Genomic segment of Euwallacea fornicatus isolate EFF26 chromosome 11, ASM4011564v1, whole genome shotgun sequence:
ACTATAACGGACAAAAAAGGGAATACTAAGTGTGTTCTAGTCGATGACGTTTGACGAGAGTAGTGGGTGCGCGCAATGTTGTCGAATATATTATGTATAAATAGATGGTGCCGTATTTTAAGTGTAAATAGAGCAGATTTAAGAAtaggaaaaaacgaaatttcttGTTAACCGTTACCAGAGTAAGTTAGAGTCACTTTTATTGTACAGATCCActagaagtttttaaaataaatacttaaaatgttttatttttgtttatttaaaataaataaaattgataaatgggAAGAGCTGCTCTTGGAACTATTAGAGCAATAACGTGGaggtttttcataatttattgtcTCCAATATTATATGTTGTTTACTTAgatttgaaatgttaaaaattaattaacagcTCTTTCTtgataataatattgaaaaatttaaaaatattaagattttCTCACTTTGTACAAGTCAATATTAAGGACTATTCCACTTGCTCTAACTCCTTTGTGGGCTTTTGAAAAGCAAAGTGAGACTAAGAAATAAAAGCTCAACcaagtcaaaaatttaaaaataatttaaacctAGCACACTAATCGATATGAAATGTACCTGCCTGCTGTCTCAGAAGATCTAATAATCTTAACCACTTGCCCTCTTTTGAGCCCAAAATACCTGGCCACCGGATCTCCAGCCTGGATTCGCATCagcatattttcttttaatttataccttcaattttttaaacacactTTATATTATCATATCAAGATTTATAAGGCACTAGACTTACCTAGCTAGCAACTCAGCCTTTTCTTCTGGATTCATCACAACATGCTCAGGCACCAGTTCATGCTCAGTAATATTAATCAACAACTCAGACTCGAGGAACTGCTCCAAAATGTACTTGGGAGCCATATCGACCAAAGATTGTTTAGCCGAGGGCGTCATGCCAGCTTGCACTACTATAATTGCTCTGTGTATGTTCTCATCTTGCATTCTTTGGCAATAAGTTTTGATAGTTTTAATTCCGATTTTCGGTTCATCCgggaaaaaaacaaacatctGATCGGTGGGGTCATCGTTATGCGCCACGAGAACTATTAAGTCGCTGCGCGAAGGGCGCTTttcactatttaaaaaaacagagTAAACTTTCAGAAAACCCTTTGAAGAAACACCAAAGAATACCTTGGCTTATCACCAAAATGCTCTTTGAATTGTTCTAAAGTTTGGTCGAGCTCATCTTGAGTCACTAAGTATCCTCTATCGTGGCAAAGCTACAAAAAAAAGGGTATACGACGAGGACAAAGTGAGGTTAAACGACTCACCTGCATTACCGTTTTTCGTATACGCCATAGCTTATAAGTCTCTGCCTCAtcatccattttttttaggttCTTAAAGAGGATTcgaatttccttaaaatggaatttttttgtgtaatatGAGGCTTCTTTAACTAtaaaaactagaaattttaattatttatttactaaggAAACATCACATAAATGTCAAATGACATTTGAAGTTTTGAGAGTGACAGAAAGAATAGGTAAGTGCTTTTGCTTGAAGATGTTCTAAATACACTGTTCGAATGTCAAGTACACAAGTCAAATGCGGAAATTACATATAATATAGTTTgaggttttattaaaactaaaagaattttatcTGAGTCGTTAGTAATGGACGAATCTTATTCTCGATTGATTTAAACCGAGAATAACTCGACTTGTATGACACGTGTCATTTCTAAACACggcaatagaaaaaataaataatccgTATTAAACTTAAAGAACATATATACTTACTACTTGGAAAGCAGTCAATAACCTTATAGGGCAGATGTTGAGTACCCAGGACGAATGtcatgttaattaaataagcgCCAATTAAGACCCGTTTTTGCCAAGGAATATTGTGCGGgtacttatttatttcttcCACCTGAACGACGCTCCAAATGGACTTCCCGTGTTTTACGATCCTAGACAGGTGTCCGTTTTGCAATACCCcgcttttcaagtttggaaactcGTACTAAGAGTAGTTTTCAGGGCACATAGAATCAATGTATTACCCCTTAAAAGCTAATACCAGTTCGAAGTCGAATGAAAGTCAAGAGCACTTAGCAAAATTCCCCGAAATTTCTTGCAAAAGCAATTAAGGTTTCCAAATGAGAGTTGTTTTCTTGAAACTCTCCTGACtgtgataataataaaattacgcGCTTCTGGGGATAAATGGAGAAAACGGCATCGATTTCGCCATGGTTCCACTGATAATAGGTGATTGCGGGGGGGGCAaataaaaactgataaaaGCGAGGCAGTCTGGCAATGCCGTGAACGCATCCTTCGCCCGCACATGGCCAACATAAACAAATGACTGTCATCGGAGGGGGTAATCAGCTGGATGGTGGAGTGGGGAGAGTTGTAAGAATGCTGCGTTGCCACGTGGACACGTAGAAAGTCAATGTTcacttatttaatattaaagtaTGTCGATTATATTTTAGAATCTACGTATAAgagttaaaaagttttaataaaaattcgaaacacAAAtcttattaagaaatttgatcgagAAAAgcgctttaaaaatattttcgtaatgtccgtaatatatattttgtaatgtTTCAAGTCCAAATCGTTGACATCGTAGAGCTTTTGAAGAGCAACTCTTATATCTGAGACAATTCTCGGGTACGGCTTTATTACATGATATCATTTAATCTCTCCTTAAGATGATGAacatgtaaattaaaaaaaaaacgttgggGTTTGTTAATAGGAGAATGAGCCTCAAAAAGATTAAACCTGTTTAAAAATCGTCAAGTCGGCAACATAGTATACTTCAGTTTCGACGCCCCTTCTCGAGTTCGAGGCGTTCGCATTTAAACGTCAGTGTGTGATCGAGCGCGTTCGGCGACGCATGGCGCACGACGCGCTACCGCCCCGACGCCCCCCCGTGGGGGCCCTGCCGCCCTGTTGTGCCCCACTGCGATTGCGACCGCCGCCCCCGCGAAACCCTGATTCACTACTGGACGTGACCGCGAAAAAAGTGGCCGAAACAGTACCATTTGCCCGCATCGAGGAGAAATACGATCGGATTCCCGAACCGGTCCAACGACGGATTGTCTTTTGGAGTTTCCCCCGGAACGAGAGGGACATTTGCATGTACTCGAGCCTCAGCCGAGTCCAGAACAATCAGGAACCGGGAAGCTTAGCCTTCTGCAAAGGAATGAAGTTGCTCGAGAACGGATGTGTGGATAATGTATTGCAAGTTGGTATGTGGGTACCTAAACATAGATTTTGTCACTGCACTAATAAGCCTTCATTACTATCACCTATACGCATAAAACAGACATTTAGCATATACAGCCTTGAATGGGGCGCCACACCCAACCAACTGGTTTcctcaatttttcccatacAGCACTCATAATTGCCCCAGCATTGTTTAATTACCTACATATAGACAAGTGGGTGTGTATTGGACATTTCTCCTAAAGCACCCACTCGGCAATGCCTATAGGACTGCTTGCAAGGTGTCATCATCATTATTGAGACCCACACTCATAGATAGGACACACACAGGAGGATTTAGGTTTATCTATATGAGACCAGATTAGAGCTGTGAGTAAATATTTGCCTTGGTCTGGGCGGGAGGACAATAAGGGGGGTTAAGTGATGAGCAATATAGTAATGATTAGTTAAAGTGCCGTAGAATGAGTTTTTAAGTTTGTTGTGTGATCATCATTGCCTTATGACTAACCTCAAACAATTTCCTGAAATGCCTACCTTCCAAACCCAGttttcaatcttttttttttgttttaatattttgcaagcctccaaaattcaattacCGCAGCCAAAATAAAGGAGAAAACCTCTAGAGAGggtcaaaatttgcaaaaagttgaaaatttaaactgaTTTACATTTGTGGTGGTCCTTGAGGTTGTTTGAATCAATGTCTAAGCTTTTTCCTCTAAATTTTTAGTAGAGTCCTCAATTAGAAATCTAATGCAGCTCACTTTAAAAACGTCCAATCTGACTATCATGAACGGATTCCATTAgaccttttaaaaaaataacaactttTTAACTAACCTATGTCTCAAATAACCAGTAGCTTAGAATGCTAATTACCATCGTAACAATTTGCTGAAATGGCTCATGTGTagatttttacttgaaatttaatttttcaggtaCAATATTTAGTAAATTCTGTCTGATGTGcctctaaattatttaaaacaagtttagattcttttaaataaagttgaaCTGTTCTAAATAGAAATTACAAAAAGCTTTAGAGTTACActaaatttagtacaattactaacaaaattatcagtatttatttatttatttgaaagtttttatcaCTTTCCTTCGAAAACACCTCTTGTGttctctatttttttactGCCCTACTGGCGGAGGGAACTTGCGACCTTAAACTTACGTATTATCAACTCAACTCTGTATGTTAGTTTAGTCCTCAAAACATGCTCTAGAAGGTTCACATTATTTTATCTATCAGTcttttactaaatttagtaCTTTCTACCAATTGTAACATAAAAAAGCAAGGTGGTGTAGTGTTCAAGATTCATTCCTTAGTACAGCCACTTGTACTAAACTTAATACAATTGCTCTGACAGATCTAAAAACGACAATTCAAATTaaggagaaaaaaatgactagTCGTGACGACTCACCATTAACGAAATTGGACTAAAAAAAAGCGAGCGCAAAGCTCCATTTAtcatattattaaaactaaagCGAAATAAATAAGTTCGAGGAACTTTGAGAACGAGAATTAGTCTTGAGGCCCCTTTTCGGTACTTTTTCTCCAGGAAAGGGAGGACCTGTCTGTCTACCTCTTGAGTTATATTAATGAAGCCCCAGATGATTACGGTTATTAGAGGCACCTAGGCAATTTCAGCGGCGCCTACAGGAGCCGGCAACGGTGCAGCTCTAGGCCACCTTTGATCTCGTGAAGCACAGTGACAcagtgcggcgttgccgcATGTGAAAGCGCCCGAAGAAGGGCCGAACGGCGCTCGGCACAGGACGGGCCTCCGTTAGGCGGTGACGTAGCGTCGCCAAACAGCTGAGAGTGAAGGTGTCGCGCGTGGCGATGTTGCCACGCGTCGCAGTTTGCCCCGAGATTGAAAATTACCAGAAAGAACAAAAGAGTGGTGCAACGATATGGGTGGGAACGCGGTGCAAGAAAGTTTGACACGCTGTTCGAAGGAGCGTTCAAGTAAAAAACCACTTTCGGGGGGCCATCACGGTAACCAGGTCTAAAAGCTTTTGATTTCATGCAGCTGGGAGAATTCTCTTCGGTTGAGAATCGAGTTAAAAGGAGCAACATTCCTTAGGTTTATTGGCTGAATTAGCTAATAAATTTAGCATAAACTAACTCGCGCTGGAATGTATTTGTATTTAGTAACGTTATAAAAACGAACACTAATTAACGAGCATGACGACTCATAACCTTCTTGAATGTAATTCTTAACCTCACTTTTCGACCATAATAATTCTTTGACAGTTACCAGAAAGTTTCCATATTTGTCTGACAATCGAATTGAACCATTCGCCAATGGGTATCCTTGAATCTgtaggaaatttaaaattttgacttgCTTATTGCAATATAAGTTACTTTATAGAGATacgatttttctaaaaataaataattcaataaaaacatttgtaGAATTCTACTAAACGGAATAGAATTGAGGAATCGCgttatttcatgattttttcaagactgaataaaataaattgtcgCGTTTTGCTTGAATACAGGTAACATTTAAGATAAACGTAACATTATTTCATACTagaatgaagaa
This window contains:
- the Rpb5 gene encoding DNA-directed RNA polymerases I, II, and III subunit RPABC1 codes for the protein MDDEAETYKLWRIRKTVMQLCHDRGYLVTQDELDQTLEQFKEHFGDKPSEKRPSRSDLIVLVAHNDDPTDQMFVFFPDEPKIGIKTIKTYCQRMQDENIHRAIIVVQAGMTPSAKQSLVDMAPKYILEQFLESELLINITEHELVPEHVVMNPEEKAELLARYKLKENMLMRIQAGDPVARYFGLKRGQVVKIIRSSETAGRYISYRLVC